In the Hippoglossus stenolepis isolate QCI-W04-F060 chromosome 14, HSTE1.2, whole genome shotgun sequence genome, one interval contains:
- the gpr52 gene encoding G-protein coupled receptor 52, protein MNQSELTTDPVLTANSSHGDFFHGRTSNHSCPLGWGLNEGLETCVLETAVIVLLTVLIIAGNLTVIFVFHCAPLLHHYTTSYFIQTMAYADLLVGLSCLVPTLSLLHYPAGVQEPITCQVFSYVISVLKSVSMACLACISVDRYLAITKPLSYNQLVTPCRLRGCITLICVYSSLVFLPSFFGWGKPGYHGDIFEWCAHSWPTSALFTGFVVCLLYAPAALVVCFTYYHIFRICQQHNREISERRARFPSQEMEAGEGGGSSGHQGGHGPDRRYAMVLFRITSVFYMLWLPYIIYFMLESSHVLDSPALSFITTWLAISNSFCNCVIYSLSNSVFRLGMRRLSQTICSFSHCAADDRDFVEAKPRKRANSCSI, encoded by the coding sequence AtgaaccagtctgaactgacAACGGACCCGGTGCTCACTGCCAACAGCAGCCATGGAGACTTCTTTCATGGACGGACCTCCAACCACTCTTGTCCCTTGGGCTGGGGGCTAAATGAAGGCCTAGAGACTTGCGTCCTGGAGACTGCTGTCATTGTACTTCTGACAGTGCTCATTATTGCAGGGAACCTGACAGTGATCTTTGTGTTCCACTGCGCCCCCCTACTACATCATTACACTACCAGCTACTTCATCCAGACAATGGCGTACGCCGATCTGCTGGTGGGTCTTAGTTGCCTGGTGCCCACCCTGTCTCTGCTCCACTACCCAGCAGGTGTCCAGGAGCCCATCACGTGCCAGGTTTTCAGCTATGTTATTTCTGTGCTGAAGAGTGTTTCGATGGCCTGCTTGGCTTGCATCAGCGTGGACCGCTACTTGGCCATTACAAAACCACTATCTTACAACCAGCTGGTGACACCATGTCGGTTACGAGGCTGCATCACCCTCATCTGTGTCTACTCGAGTCTGGTTTTCCTGCCCTCCTTCTTCGGGTGGGGTAAGCCAGGATATCATGGGGACATTTTTGAGTGGTGTGCTCACTCTTGGCCAACTTCTGCCCTTTTTACAGGCTTTGTAGTGTGCCTGCTCTATGCACCTGCTGCACTTGTTGTCTGTTTCACTTATTACCACATATTTCGCATTTGCCAGCAGCACAATAGGGAGATCAGTGAACGACGAGCACGTTTTCCCAGCCAGGAGATGGAGGCTGGTGAGGGGGGTGGCAGCAGTGGGCATCAGGGAGGGCACGGACCAGATCGACGCTATGCGATGGTGCTCTTCCGCATCACCAGTGTTTTCTATATGCTTTGGCTGCCCTACATCATCTACTTCATGTTAGAGAGCTCCCATGTGCTGGACAGTCCTGCCCTTTCCTTCATCACCACCTGGCTGGCCATTAGCAACAGCTTTTGCAACTGTGTTATCTACAGCCTCTCTAATAGTGTTTTCCGCCTGGGCATGCGTAGACTCTCGCAGACAATTTGCTCTTTCAGCCACTGTGCAGCCGATGACAGGGATTTTGTGGAGGCTAAACCAAGGAAGAGGGCAAACTCCTGCTCCATCTGA